In the Nicotiana tabacum cultivar K326 chromosome 16, ASM71507v2, whole genome shotgun sequence genome, one interval contains:
- the LOC107813751 gene encoding putative galacturonosyltransferase 4 isoform X2, with amino-acid sequence MKMKFRKPVLFLLLVTVLAPIVLYTDTLASYFTPPSSRTEFIEDLSTFTLGGDVRPLNLLPQESSTLLKEPPGNVYSENSSLSLSNTSDTLSSEDARKARQLTEESMKHQAATGNSNDGIEVAMNGNRISQVTDSLHEPHQMDKTSLELVSAERSEGRATDTSSKKKTSPTDSSHTSDTTSAKTEIRQDQRTVQTSGRVVSGETAGGKGEEQNAQVVPPDARVRQLKDQLIRGKVYLSLSATRNNPHFIRELRLRIKEVQRALGEASKDSELPRNAYEKLKAMEQTLAKGKQIQDDCATIVKKLRAMLHSAEEQLRVHKKQTLYLTHLTAKTLPKGLHCLPLRLSTEYFRLNSSQQRFPNQENLEDPKLYHYALFSDNILAAAVVINSTVSHAKDPSKHVFHIVTDRLNYAAMRMWFLANPPQHATVDVQNVEEFTWLNSSYSPVLKQLASQSMIDYYFRSRADSDPNVKFRNPKYLSIMNHLRFYLPEIFPKLDKVLFLDDDIVVQKDLSGLWSLDLKGKVIGVVETCGESFHRFDRYLNFSNPLISKHFDPRACGWAFGMNIFDLNEWRRQNITEVYHSWQNLNHDRQLWKLGTLPPGLITFWKRTYTLDRSWHVLGLGYNPNVSQKDIQRAAVIHYNGNLKPWLEISIPKFRDYWSKFVDYDQVFLRECNINKLAGT; translated from the exons ATGAAGATGAAATTTAGAAAGCCAGTGTTGTTCTTATTGCTAGTGACTGTTTTGGCCCCTATTGTTCTCTACACTGACACTCTTGCCTCTTATTTTACTCCTCCTTCAT CAAGAACTGAGTTCATTGAAGATCTCTCTACCTTC ACACTTGGTGGTGACGTCCGGCCTCTAAATTTGCTGCCTCAG GAGTCATCCACATTGCTCAAAGAACCACCGGGCAACGTATattcagaaaattcaagcctttCCCTTTCCAATACCTCAGACACTTTAAGCAGCGAGGATGCTCGTAAAGCAAGACAACTAACTGAAG AATCAATGAAGCACCAAGCTGCTACTGGAAACAGCAACGATGGAATAGAAGTGGCTATGAATGGAAATCGCATAAGTCAGGTTACTGATAGCTTGCATGAACCGCATCAAATGGACAAAACTTCACTGGAACTTGTATCAGCTGAGAGAAGTGAAGGCAGAGCAACAGACACTAGCTCAAAGAAGAAGACAAGTCCAACAGATTCTAGCCACACCTCGGATACCACATCTGCGAAAACG GAAATAAGGCAGGATCAACGTACTGTTCAAACCAGTGGTAGAGTTGTATCTGGAGAGACAGCAGGGGGCAAAGGTGAAGAGCAGAATGCACAAGTGGTTCCTCCTGATGCTCGTGTTCGCCAGCTTAAAGATCAGCTCATTAGGGGGAAGGTCTACCTTTCACTCTCAGCAACACGAAACAACCCCCACTTCATTAGAGAACTTCGCTTGCGGATTAAAGAAGTACAACGAGCACTTGGTGAGGCCAGTAAGGATTCCGAGCTGCCAAGGAA TGCCTATGAGAAGTTGAAGGCGATGGAGCAAACATTGGCCAAAGGGAAGCAAATTCAAGATGATTGTGCTACTATAGTAAAGAAGCTTCGCGCTATGCTTCACTCAGCAGAAGAGCAGCTTCGTGTCCACAAAAAGCAAACATTGTACTTAACGCACTTAACTGCTAAGACACTCCCTAAGGGTCTGCATTGTCTTCCCTTGCGCCTTTCAACAGAGTATTTCAGGTTAAATTCTTCCCAACAGCGATTTCCAAATCAAGAGAATTTAGAAGATCCCAAGCTGTATCACTATGCACTCTTCTCAGACAACATTTTAGCAGCTGCGGTCGTCATAAACTCAACTGTTTCCCATGCAAAG GATCCTTCAAAGCACGTTTTCCATATAGTAACAGACAGGCTTAATTATGCTGCAATGAGAATGTGGTTTTTAGCAAATCCACCGCAGCATGCTACAGTAGACGTCCAAAATGTTGAGGAATTCACCTGGCTAAATTCAAGTTACAGTCCAGTTCTGAAGCAATTGGCTTCTCAGTCCATGATAGATTATTACTTCAGGAGTCGTGCTGATTCTGATCCGAATGTGAAGTTTAGGAATCCAAAGTACCTTTCAATCATGAATCATTTACGTTTTTACTTGCCGGAGATATTCCCAAAGCtggataaagttctcttcttgGATGATGATATTGTTGTGCAAAAGGATCTTAGTGGCCTATGGTCTCTTGATCTTAAGGGTAAGGTGATTGGTGTGGTTGAGACTTGTGGAGAAAGCTTTCATCGATTCGACCGCTACCTCAACTTCTCAAATCCTTTGATCTCCAAACATTTTGATCCCCGTGCTTGTGGTTGGGCATTTGGAATGAACATCTTTGATCTAAATGAGTGGAGGCGGCAAAACATCACAGAGGTGTACCACTCATGGCAAAACCTG AATCATGATAGACAACTTTGGAAGTTGGGGACCCTACCACCTGGTTTGATAACCTTTTGGAAGCGTACATATACCCTTGACCGATCGTGGCATGTCCTTGGGCTTGGCTACAATCCAAATGTTAGCCAGAAGGACATTCAACGAGCAGCAGTCATACATTACAATGGAAACTTGAAACCATGGCTTGAGATAAGCATACCCAAGTTCCGAGACTACTGGTCAAAATTTGTTGACTATGATCAGGTATTTTTGCGAGAGTGTAATATCAATAAATTGGCTGGTACATGA
- the LOC107813751 gene encoding putative galacturonosyltransferase 4 isoform X1 gives MKMKFRKPVLFLLLVTVLAPIVLYTDTLASYFTPPSSRTEFIEDLSTFTLGGDVRPLNLLPQESSTLLKEPPGNVYSENSSLSLSNTSDTLSSEDARKARQLTEAESMKHQAATGNSNDGIEVAMNGNRISQVTDSLHEPHQMDKTSLELVSAERSEGRATDTSSKKKTSPTDSSHTSDTTSAKTEIRQDQRTVQTSGRVVSGETAGGKGEEQNAQVVPPDARVRQLKDQLIRGKVYLSLSATRNNPHFIRELRLRIKEVQRALGEASKDSELPRNAYEKLKAMEQTLAKGKQIQDDCATIVKKLRAMLHSAEEQLRVHKKQTLYLTHLTAKTLPKGLHCLPLRLSTEYFRLNSSQQRFPNQENLEDPKLYHYALFSDNILAAAVVINSTVSHAKDPSKHVFHIVTDRLNYAAMRMWFLANPPQHATVDVQNVEEFTWLNSSYSPVLKQLASQSMIDYYFRSRADSDPNVKFRNPKYLSIMNHLRFYLPEIFPKLDKVLFLDDDIVVQKDLSGLWSLDLKGKVIGVVETCGESFHRFDRYLNFSNPLISKHFDPRACGWAFGMNIFDLNEWRRQNITEVYHSWQNLNHDRQLWKLGTLPPGLITFWKRTYTLDRSWHVLGLGYNPNVSQKDIQRAAVIHYNGNLKPWLEISIPKFRDYWSKFVDYDQVFLRECNINKLAGT, from the exons ATGAAGATGAAATTTAGAAAGCCAGTGTTGTTCTTATTGCTAGTGACTGTTTTGGCCCCTATTGTTCTCTACACTGACACTCTTGCCTCTTATTTTACTCCTCCTTCAT CAAGAACTGAGTTCATTGAAGATCTCTCTACCTTC ACACTTGGTGGTGACGTCCGGCCTCTAAATTTGCTGCCTCAG GAGTCATCCACATTGCTCAAAGAACCACCGGGCAACGTATattcagaaaattcaagcctttCCCTTTCCAATACCTCAGACACTTTAAGCAGCGAGGATGCTCGTAAAGCAAGACAACTAACTGAAG CAGAATCAATGAAGCACCAAGCTGCTACTGGAAACAGCAACGATGGAATAGAAGTGGCTATGAATGGAAATCGCATAAGTCAGGTTACTGATAGCTTGCATGAACCGCATCAAATGGACAAAACTTCACTGGAACTTGTATCAGCTGAGAGAAGTGAAGGCAGAGCAACAGACACTAGCTCAAAGAAGAAGACAAGTCCAACAGATTCTAGCCACACCTCGGATACCACATCTGCGAAAACG GAAATAAGGCAGGATCAACGTACTGTTCAAACCAGTGGTAGAGTTGTATCTGGAGAGACAGCAGGGGGCAAAGGTGAAGAGCAGAATGCACAAGTGGTTCCTCCTGATGCTCGTGTTCGCCAGCTTAAAGATCAGCTCATTAGGGGGAAGGTCTACCTTTCACTCTCAGCAACACGAAACAACCCCCACTTCATTAGAGAACTTCGCTTGCGGATTAAAGAAGTACAACGAGCACTTGGTGAGGCCAGTAAGGATTCCGAGCTGCCAAGGAA TGCCTATGAGAAGTTGAAGGCGATGGAGCAAACATTGGCCAAAGGGAAGCAAATTCAAGATGATTGTGCTACTATAGTAAAGAAGCTTCGCGCTATGCTTCACTCAGCAGAAGAGCAGCTTCGTGTCCACAAAAAGCAAACATTGTACTTAACGCACTTAACTGCTAAGACACTCCCTAAGGGTCTGCATTGTCTTCCCTTGCGCCTTTCAACAGAGTATTTCAGGTTAAATTCTTCCCAACAGCGATTTCCAAATCAAGAGAATTTAGAAGATCCCAAGCTGTATCACTATGCACTCTTCTCAGACAACATTTTAGCAGCTGCGGTCGTCATAAACTCAACTGTTTCCCATGCAAAG GATCCTTCAAAGCACGTTTTCCATATAGTAACAGACAGGCTTAATTATGCTGCAATGAGAATGTGGTTTTTAGCAAATCCACCGCAGCATGCTACAGTAGACGTCCAAAATGTTGAGGAATTCACCTGGCTAAATTCAAGTTACAGTCCAGTTCTGAAGCAATTGGCTTCTCAGTCCATGATAGATTATTACTTCAGGAGTCGTGCTGATTCTGATCCGAATGTGAAGTTTAGGAATCCAAAGTACCTTTCAATCATGAATCATTTACGTTTTTACTTGCCGGAGATATTCCCAAAGCtggataaagttctcttcttgGATGATGATATTGTTGTGCAAAAGGATCTTAGTGGCCTATGGTCTCTTGATCTTAAGGGTAAGGTGATTGGTGTGGTTGAGACTTGTGGAGAAAGCTTTCATCGATTCGACCGCTACCTCAACTTCTCAAATCCTTTGATCTCCAAACATTTTGATCCCCGTGCTTGTGGTTGGGCATTTGGAATGAACATCTTTGATCTAAATGAGTGGAGGCGGCAAAACATCACAGAGGTGTACCACTCATGGCAAAACCTG AATCATGATAGACAACTTTGGAAGTTGGGGACCCTACCACCTGGTTTGATAACCTTTTGGAAGCGTACATATACCCTTGACCGATCGTGGCATGTCCTTGGGCTTGGCTACAATCCAAATGTTAGCCAGAAGGACATTCAACGAGCAGCAGTCATACATTACAATGGAAACTTGAAACCATGGCTTGAGATAAGCATACCCAAGTTCCGAGACTACTGGTCAAAATTTGTTGACTATGATCAGGTATTTTTGCGAGAGTGTAATATCAATAAATTGGCTGGTACATGA
- the LOC107813751 gene encoding putative galacturonosyltransferase 4 isoform X3, with protein MKHQAATGNSNDGIEVAMNGNRISQVTDSLHEPHQMDKTSLELVSAERSEGRATDTSSKKKTSPTDSSHTSDTTSAKTEIRQDQRTVQTSGRVVSGETAGGKGEEQNAQVVPPDARVRQLKDQLIRGKVYLSLSATRNNPHFIRELRLRIKEVQRALGEASKDSELPRNAYEKLKAMEQTLAKGKQIQDDCATIVKKLRAMLHSAEEQLRVHKKQTLYLTHLTAKTLPKGLHCLPLRLSTEYFRLNSSQQRFPNQENLEDPKLYHYALFSDNILAAAVVINSTVSHAKDPSKHVFHIVTDRLNYAAMRMWFLANPPQHATVDVQNVEEFTWLNSSYSPVLKQLASQSMIDYYFRSRADSDPNVKFRNPKYLSIMNHLRFYLPEIFPKLDKVLFLDDDIVVQKDLSGLWSLDLKGKVIGVVETCGESFHRFDRYLNFSNPLISKHFDPRACGWAFGMNIFDLNEWRRQNITEVYHSWQNLNHDRQLWKLGTLPPGLITFWKRTYTLDRSWHVLGLGYNPNVSQKDIQRAAVIHYNGNLKPWLEISIPKFRDYWSKFVDYDQVFLRECNINKLAGT; from the exons ATGAAGCACCAAGCTGCTACTGGAAACAGCAACGATGGAATAGAAGTGGCTATGAATGGAAATCGCATAAGTCAGGTTACTGATAGCTTGCATGAACCGCATCAAATGGACAAAACTTCACTGGAACTTGTATCAGCTGAGAGAAGTGAAGGCAGAGCAACAGACACTAGCTCAAAGAAGAAGACAAGTCCAACAGATTCTAGCCACACCTCGGATACCACATCTGCGAAAACG GAAATAAGGCAGGATCAACGTACTGTTCAAACCAGTGGTAGAGTTGTATCTGGAGAGACAGCAGGGGGCAAAGGTGAAGAGCAGAATGCACAAGTGGTTCCTCCTGATGCTCGTGTTCGCCAGCTTAAAGATCAGCTCATTAGGGGGAAGGTCTACCTTTCACTCTCAGCAACACGAAACAACCCCCACTTCATTAGAGAACTTCGCTTGCGGATTAAAGAAGTACAACGAGCACTTGGTGAGGCCAGTAAGGATTCCGAGCTGCCAAGGAA TGCCTATGAGAAGTTGAAGGCGATGGAGCAAACATTGGCCAAAGGGAAGCAAATTCAAGATGATTGTGCTACTATAGTAAAGAAGCTTCGCGCTATGCTTCACTCAGCAGAAGAGCAGCTTCGTGTCCACAAAAAGCAAACATTGTACTTAACGCACTTAACTGCTAAGACACTCCCTAAGGGTCTGCATTGTCTTCCCTTGCGCCTTTCAACAGAGTATTTCAGGTTAAATTCTTCCCAACAGCGATTTCCAAATCAAGAGAATTTAGAAGATCCCAAGCTGTATCACTATGCACTCTTCTCAGACAACATTTTAGCAGCTGCGGTCGTCATAAACTCAACTGTTTCCCATGCAAAG GATCCTTCAAAGCACGTTTTCCATATAGTAACAGACAGGCTTAATTATGCTGCAATGAGAATGTGGTTTTTAGCAAATCCACCGCAGCATGCTACAGTAGACGTCCAAAATGTTGAGGAATTCACCTGGCTAAATTCAAGTTACAGTCCAGTTCTGAAGCAATTGGCTTCTCAGTCCATGATAGATTATTACTTCAGGAGTCGTGCTGATTCTGATCCGAATGTGAAGTTTAGGAATCCAAAGTACCTTTCAATCATGAATCATTTACGTTTTTACTTGCCGGAGATATTCCCAAAGCtggataaagttctcttcttgGATGATGATATTGTTGTGCAAAAGGATCTTAGTGGCCTATGGTCTCTTGATCTTAAGGGTAAGGTGATTGGTGTGGTTGAGACTTGTGGAGAAAGCTTTCATCGATTCGACCGCTACCTCAACTTCTCAAATCCTTTGATCTCCAAACATTTTGATCCCCGTGCTTGTGGTTGGGCATTTGGAATGAACATCTTTGATCTAAATGAGTGGAGGCGGCAAAACATCACAGAGGTGTACCACTCATGGCAAAACCTG AATCATGATAGACAACTTTGGAAGTTGGGGACCCTACCACCTGGTTTGATAACCTTTTGGAAGCGTACATATACCCTTGACCGATCGTGGCATGTCCTTGGGCTTGGCTACAATCCAAATGTTAGCCAGAAGGACATTCAACGAGCAGCAGTCATACATTACAATGGAAACTTGAAACCATGGCTTGAGATAAGCATACCCAAGTTCCGAGACTACTGGTCAAAATTTGTTGACTATGATCAGGTATTTTTGCGAGAGTGTAATATCAATAAATTGGCTGGTACATGA